The genomic window GCATCCTCCTCGAGCGGGCTGCCCGGGTCGGTCACGACGACGATCCGGGAGGCGGCGTCGATGCCCGCGTCGGCGAAGGCCTGCTCGAAGACGCGTCGCTGGCTGTCGGTCTCCACGGTGGAGCCGGACTTGCTGGAGACGACGACGGCCGTGCGGGCCAGGTCGATGGCCGCCGCACGCACGACGTCCGGGTGACTGGAGTCCAGCACGGTCAGTGGGACACCGGCGGTGGCGCAGATGACCTCGGGCGCGAGCGAGCTGCCGCCCATGCCGCACAGCACGATCCGGTCAACGCCCTGCTCGCGCAGCGTCTCGCGCAGCGCGCTGATCTCGCCGACGAGGTGCCGGGAGGTGCGGCCGAGGCCGACCCAGGACAGGCGCTTGGCTGCCTCATCCCGGGCCTCCTCGCCCCAGAGGGTGGCATCACGCTCGAACAGACGGCTGGCCACCCTGTCCGACACCAGGCCGGGGACATGGCCGCCCACCGCGTCGGCGGCGGCGCCGGAGGCGAGGACGGCCAGGCTGGTCACCGTGTGGCCGCCTTGCCGAGCTCGGCGCGCACGCCGTCGAGCAGTTCCTCCCAGGCCTTGTCGAACTTCTCGACGCCCTCGGACTCGAGCGTGTCGGTGACGTCGGTGTAGTTGATGCCCAGACCCGCGAGCGCGTCCAGGGCCTCCCGGGCATCAGCGTAGGAGCCGGTGATGGTGTCGCCGGTGACTGTGGCGTGGTCGATCGTCGCGTCCAACGTCTTCTCCGGCATGGTGTTGACGGTGTTGGCCGCCACGAGCTCGGTGACGTACATCGTGTCCGGGTAGTCCGGGTTCTTCACCCCGGTGGAGGCCCACAGCGGACGCTGGCGGCGCCCCCCTTCGTCCTCGAGGCGCTGCCACCGGGGCGTGGCGAAGACCTCCTCGTAGGCCTGGTACGCCAGCCGGGCATTGGCCACGCCGGCCTTGCCGCGCAGGGCGAGGGCCTCGTCGGTACCGATCTGCTCGAGCCGGCCGTCGACCTCCGAGTCGACCCGGGAGACGAAGAAGGATGCGACGGAGTGGATCGTCGACAGGTCCCGTCCCGCTGCGAGGGCCTGCTCGAGGCCCTCGATGAAGGCATTCATCACCGCGCGGTAGCGCTCGAGGCTGAAGATCAGCGTGACGTTGACGCTGATGCCCGCAGCGAGGGTCTCGGTGATGGCCGGCAGCCCGGCCTCGGTCGCCGGGATCTTGATGAAGACCTGCGGCCGGTCGACGGCCTCGGCCAGCTGTCGCGCCATCGTGACGGTCCGCGGGGCGTCGTGGGCCAGCCGCGGGTCAACCTCGATGGAGACGCGGCCGTCGACGCCGTCGGTGGCTTCGTGGAGCGGCCGGAACACGTCGCAGGCATCCCGCACGTCGTCGGTGGTCAGGGCGAAGACGACCTCGTCGACGTCCTTGCCCTCGGCGGCGAGGGCATTGACCTGCTCGTCGTAGGCCTCTCCGTCGGCCAGTGCCGCCTGGAAGATGGACGGGTTCGTGGTGACACCGACGATGCCCTTGCTGTCGATGCGCTCCTGCAGGCCGCCCGAGCGCAGCATCTCTCGGCTGAGGTCGTCCAGCCAGACGGAGACACCGGCGTCCGCGAGGGCCTGTACGGAGGCGGGCTTGGTGGGGATTGTGCTCACGAGATCATCCCTTTGCGTTGGTGATGGAGGCCTTGGCTGCGGTGACGACGGCCGCGGGAGTGATGTCGAACTTCTCGTAGAGGGTCGCCTGGTCGGCGGAGGCACCGAAGTGGTCGATGCTCACGCTCTCGCCGGCATCACCGACGACCTCGCGCCAGCCGAAGGGGGTCGCGGCCTCGACGGAGACGCGCGCCCGGACCGTGGGCGGCAGGACCTCCTCGCGATAGGCCCTCGGCTGCTGGTCGAACCACTCACGGCACGGCATGGACACCACGCGGGTGCCGGTGCCGGCCTCCTCGAGCGTGGCGCGGGCCGCCATGGCGACGGCGACCTCGGTGCCGGTGGCCACGAGGATCACCTCGGGCACCTTGGTGCTGGACTCGGCCAGGACGTAGGCGCCCTTGGCCGCGCCCGCGGCGGGAGCGAACTCGTCGCGGTCGATCGTCGGGGTGCCCTGTCGGGAGAGGGCCAGCGCCGCGGTGGAGGTGTTCTTCAGGACCTGGCCCCAGCAGACGCTGACCTCGTTCGCGTCGCCCGGGCGGACGACGTCCAGACCCGGTATGGCGCGCAGGGCGGCCAGGTGCTCGATCGGCTGGTGGGTGGGGCCGTCCTCGCCCAGGCCGATCGAGTCGTGCGTCCACACGTACGTCACCGGCAGCTGCTGGAGGGCCGCGAGGCGCACGGCCGGGCGCATGTAGTCGGAGAAGGTGAGGAAGGTGCCGCCGTAGACACGGGTCAGTCCCTCCAGCGCGATGCCGTTCATCGCCATGCCCATGCCGTTCTCACGGATGCCGAAGTGCAGGGTGCGGCCGTACTCGTTGCCGGACCAGGTGTCCGTCTGCTTGCCCTTGGGCACGAAGGAGGGCTGGCCGTCCATCGTGGTGTTGTTCGAGCCGGCGAGGTCGGCGGAGCCACCCCACAGCTCGGGCATGACGTCGGCGAGCGCGGTCAGGACCTCGCCGGAGGCCTTTCGGGTGGCCATGCCCTTCTCGTCAGCCTCGAAGGTCGGCAGGGCCTCGTCCAGGCCCTCGGGGACCCGGGCGTCCACGACGCGGTCGAGCAGCGCTGCACGCTCGGGGTTGTCCCGGCGCCAGGCCGTCATCCGCTCGTCCCACTGCGTGTGGGCGTTCTGCCCGCGGGTGATCACCGAGCGGGTGTGCTCGAGCACGGTCTCCTCGACGGCGAAGTGCTGCTGCGGGTCGAAGCCGAGCCGTTCCTTGATTCCGGCGACCTCGTCCTCGCCGAGCGCTGCGCCGTGGGCTGCGCCGGTGTCCTGCTTGGTCGGCGCGGGCCAACCGATGATCGTGTGCAGCACGATCATCGTGGGCGCGGAAGTGTTCTCCTTCGCCGCCGTGCAGGCTGCCAGGAGTTCGTCGATGTCCTCGACGTAGGCCGAGCCGTCACCGGTCTTGCGCCAGTCGACGTCGATGACGTGCCACCCGTAGGCGCGGTATCGGGCACCGACGTCCTCGCTGAAGGCGATGTCGGTGTCGTCCTCGATGGAGATCTGGTTGGCGTCGTAGATGACGTTGAGGTTTCCCAGCTCCTGGTGGCCGGCCAGCGAGCTGCCCTCGGACGAGACACCCTCCTGCAGGTCACCGTCGGAGGCCACGCACCAGACGGTGTGGTCGAAGGGAGACGCGCCCGCCGGGGCGTCCGGGTCGAACATGCCCCGCTGGCGGCGCTGGGCCATCGCCATGCCGACCGCAGAGGCGAATCCGGAGCCGAGCGGTCCGGTGGTGATCTCGACACCCGGGGTGTGGTGCACCTCGGGGTGGCCGGGGGTGAGCGACCCCCAGGTCCGCAGCGCCTCGAGATCGCTGAGCTCCATGCCGTAGCCGGAGAGGAAGAGCTGGATGTACTGGGTGAGCGAGGAGTGGCCCACGGACAGCACGAAGCGGTCGCGGCCCAGCCACGTCGGGTCGCTCGGGTCGTGCGTCATCACCTGCTGGTAGAGCAGGTAGGCGACGGGGGAGAGGCTCATCGCGGTACCGGGGTGACCGCTGCCGCACTTCTGCACCGCGTCCGCTGCCAGGACCCGCCCCGTGTCGACCGCACGGACGTCCAGGTCGCTCCACCCTGCCTTGGTCGCGACCGGACGCGGGAGGTCGCCGGAGCGCGAGGACGTCCCTGCCGGGCCATCGGGATTCGCCGAGGCCACGGTGCGGGTGGTTCCCGCCGGAGTCGCAGTGCCGGCCGGCTTCTTGGCGGGGGCCGTGGGGGAGGTGTCGGTGTCCGTGCTCACGGAGGACCTTTCTCTGCAGATCGGTGGGTGCTCACCTCCCACACTAGTGGGATTGCGCGCGCATGCCACGCCGTCCGGGGGCGGGCTCGGAGGCTGTTTCGACACGGGTAGAGTGTGGACACGGTCGGCGCCCTGCGCGACCATGTCCCACCCCCTTCGGCAAAGGCAGTCCGTGAGCACTCTCGAGTCGACGCGCGACCTGTCGCCGGCGACCCGCCCGTGGCGTCGCACCGTGCGTGCGTACGTCGCGCTGACGAAGCCTCGGATCATCGAGCTGCTTCTCGTCACGACGGTTCCGGTGATGTTCCTCGCCCAGCGTGGCGTCCCCTCGCTGGGCCTGATCGTCCTCACCCTCGTCGGCGGATCCCTCAGCGCCGGGGCGGCCAACACCTTCAACATGGTCTACGACCGTGACATCGACGCCAAGATGGGTCGCACCCAGGGCCGGCCCCTCGTCACCGGTGAGGCCACGCCACGCGGGGCGATGATCTTCGGTCTCGTCCTCACCCTCGTCTCCACCCTCTGGCTGGGACTGCTCGTCAACTGGCTCTCCGCCGCCCTGTCGCTCGGGGCGATCCTGCTCTACGCCGTCGGCTACACGATGGTCCTCAAGCGCCGCACGGCGCAGAACATCGTCTGGGGTGGTATCGCCGGCTGCATGCCGACCCTCATCGGATGGTCCGCGGTGACCAACTCCGTGCAGTGGCCCGCGATCATCCTCTTCCTCGTGATCTTCTTCTGGACGCCGCCGCACTACTGGCCGCTGTCCATGCGCTTCACCGACGACTACTCCGCCGCCGGTGTGCCCATGGCCCCCGTGGTCCAGGAGCAGACGACCGTGGCCAAGCAGATCGTCGCCTACTCCTGGCTGATGGTCCTCACCTCGCTCGCGCTCGTCCCCGTGGCCGACATGGGCTGGATCTACCTCGGTGCCGCGCTGCTCTCGGGCGGCCTCTTCGTCGCCGAGGCCCACCGGCTGATGTCGGCGGCCCGCAAGGGGGCCAACCAGCAGGTGCTCAAGCCGATGCGGCTGTTCCACTTCTCGATCACCTACGTCACGCTGCTCTTCCTCGGCGTGGCCATCGACCCGCTGCTGCACCTGCCGCTGCCCGGTCTGGCCTGAGTCCAGCCCGGCGGTCCTGCTCCAGGTCCGCGGGCGAAGGGAGCGCGCGGGCCTTGGCGCACAGTCCGGACTCCTCGGTCTTCCGCTGCACCTGTGTTCTCCGGGTCCGGACTGTGGCCTGAGTCGGCCCACCCCCTCCCTTCGTCCGCTCCCGGGGTTACCCACGGCCGGGTCACCTCGCGGAGGCCGGGGCACCCTGGTCGGGCCGCGTTGCCTGTGGTGGCCGGAACATCCTGATCGGGCCGCGTTGTGTCGCGGCCAGCGCCAGATATCCCGGCCACATCGAGAGATCCAGGCCATCCCCGGGGGACGGGACGCCCGGATGCGATGAGATCTCGTGGCCTGTTGGTCAGTCGGCCGGCAGGGGACCCGGCGTGCGGGAGAGGACGATCGCGCGGGCGATGACGACGACGAGCGCGGCCGCGCCGAACATGTGGGCCAGGACGAGGACCTCGGGCAGCTTCGTCAGGTACTGCACGTAGCCGACCAGGCCCTGGGCGAGGGTGACGGCGAGAACCACCG from Janibacter cremeus includes these protein-coding regions:
- the tal gene encoding transaldolase, with product MSTIPTKPASVQALADAGVSVWLDDLSREMLRSGGLQERIDSKGIVGVTTNPSIFQAALADGEAYDEQVNALAAEGKDVDEVVFALTTDDVRDACDVFRPLHEATDGVDGRVSIEVDPRLAHDAPRTVTMARQLAEAVDRPQVFIKIPATEAGLPAITETLAAGISVNVTLIFSLERYRAVMNAFIEGLEQALAAGRDLSTIHSVASFFVSRVDSEVDGRLEQIGTDEALALRGKAGVANARLAYQAYEEVFATPRWQRLEDEGGRRQRPLWASTGVKNPDYPDTMYVTELVAANTVNTMPEKTLDATIDHATVTGDTITGSYADAREALDALAGLGINYTDVTDTLESEGVEKFDKAWEELLDGVRAELGKAATR
- the tkt gene encoding transketolase; this translates as MASANPDGPAGTSSRSGDLPRPVATKAGWSDLDVRAVDTGRVLAADAVQKCGSGHPGTAMSLSPVAYLLYQQVMTHDPSDPTWLGRDRFVLSVGHSSLTQYIQLFLSGYGMELSDLEALRTWGSLTPGHPEVHHTPGVEITTGPLGSGFASAVGMAMAQRRQRGMFDPDAPAGASPFDHTVWCVASDGDLQEGVSSEGSSLAGHQELGNLNVIYDANQISIEDDTDIAFSEDVGARYRAYGWHVIDVDWRKTGDGSAYVEDIDELLAACTAAKENTSAPTMIVLHTIIGWPAPTKQDTGAAHGAALGEDEVAGIKERLGFDPQQHFAVEETVLEHTRSVITRGQNAHTQWDERMTAWRRDNPERAALLDRVVDARVPEGLDEALPTFEADEKGMATRKASGEVLTALADVMPELWGGSADLAGSNNTTMDGQPSFVPKGKQTDTWSGNEYGRTLHFGIRENGMGMAMNGIALEGLTRVYGGTFLTFSDYMRPAVRLAALQQLPVTYVWTHDSIGLGEDGPTHQPIEHLAALRAIPGLDVVRPGDANEVSVCWGQVLKNTSTAALALSRQGTPTIDRDEFAPAAGAAKGAYVLAESSTKVPEVILVATGTEVAVAMAARATLEEAGTGTRVVSMPCREWFDQQPRAYREEVLPPTVRARVSVEAATPFGWREVVGDAGESVSIDHFGASADQATLYEKFDITPAAVVTAAKASITNAKG
- a CDS encoding heme o synthase, coding for MSTLESTRDLSPATRPWRRTVRAYVALTKPRIIELLLVTTVPVMFLAQRGVPSLGLIVLTLVGGSLSAGAANTFNMVYDRDIDAKMGRTQGRPLVTGEATPRGAMIFGLVLTLVSTLWLGLLVNWLSAALSLGAILLYAVGYTMVLKRRTAQNIVWGGIAGCMPTLIGWSAVTNSVQWPAIILFLVIFFWTPPHYWPLSMRFTDDYSAAGVPMAPVVQEQTTVAKQIVAYSWLMVLTSLALVPVADMGWIYLGAALLSGGLFVAEAHRLMSAARKGANQQVLKPMRLFHFSITYVTLLFLGVAIDPLLHLPLPGLA